One segment of Ziziphus jujuba cultivar Dongzao chromosome 12, ASM3175591v1 DNA contains the following:
- the LOC125418098 gene encoding cysteine-rich receptor-like protein kinase 2 isoform X6 — MENISEQMRTSGFGMVAIGEGPDTSYGLAQCYGDLSPLDCVLCYAEARTVLPQCFPFNGGLIHLDGCFMRAENYSFYDEYEGPGDRAMCGNTTQKSSRFQEAARQAVNRAVGAAPSNKGYARAQVGVTGTSNESVYVLADCWRNLNQSSCRACLQNASASILGCLPWSEGRALNTGCFMMYSDKDFLNKKPGNGNSRAIKIVIAVSVVSSVIVLVVGAAIGRHVWKNRYIQKKRRGSNDAEKLSKTLNDSSLNFKYSTIEKATGAFDSSNKLGQGGFGTVYKGVLPDGREIAVKRLFFNNRHRAADFYNEVNMISSVQHKNLARLLGCSCSGPESLLVYEFLPNKSLDRFIFDQTRGKALNWGKRYDIIIGTAEGLVYLHENSNIRIIHRDIKASNILLDSKFRAKIADFGLARSFQEDKSHISTAIAGTLGYMAPEYLAHGQLTEKADVYSFGVLVLEIVTGRQNNRSKALEYSESLVTTTWKHFQSRTVEELFDPNLMLQNQRDNYIKNEILRVVHIGLLCTQEIPSLRPTMSKALQMLTKKEETLPAPTSPPFIDERTMELNDTCEDPCYPLNGDTFASIANVTHSSFYPR; from the exons ATGGAAAACATTAGCGAACAGATGCGAACTTCTGGTTTCGGAATGGTAGCAATAGGTGAAGGACCTGACACCAGCTACGGTTTGGCACAGTGCTATGGCGATCTTTCTCCACTAGACTGTGTGTTATGCTATGCCGAGGCACGTACAGTTCTTCCTCAATGCTTCCCTTTCAACGGTGGTCTAATTCACTTGGATGGTTGCTTCATGAGAGCTGAAAACTATAGCTTTTATGACGAGTATGAGGGACCCGGTGacagggcaatgtgtgggaacaCAACCCAGAAGAGCTCGAGGTTCCAAGAAGCTGCTAGGCAAGCTGTGAACCGCGCAGTCGGTGCTGCACCAAGCAATAAAGGCTATGCCAGGGCTCAAGTGGGTGTGACGGGGACAAGTAATGAATCGGTTTATGTTCTGGCTGATTGTTGGAGGAATTTGAATCAAAGCTCTTGCAGAGCTTGTTTGCAGAATGCTTCTGCATCGATATTGGGATGCTTGCCTTGGTCGGAAGGACGGGCTTTAAACACCGGTTGCTTCATGATGTACTCAGATAAAGACTTTCTCAACAAGAAACCGGGAAATGGAAATTCACGAG CTATAAAAATTGTGATTGCAGTCTCAGTTGTGAGTTCCGTGATTGTTCTGGTAGTTGGGGCGGCTATTGGACGCCATGTGTGGAAGAACAGATATATACAAAAGAAGCGAAGAG GTTCAAATGATGCAGAAAAGTTGTCCAAAACCCTGAATGACAGTAGCTTGAATTTCAAGTACTCTACTATCGAGAAGGCAACCGGAGCTTTTGACAGTTCCAACAAGCTTGGTCAAGGAGGATTTGGTACTGTTTACAAG GGTGTTCTTCCCGATGGAAGAGAAATTGCTGTGAAGAGGCTTTTCTTTAACAATAGGCATAGAGCGGCAGATTTCTACAATGAAGTCAACATGATAAGCAGTGTGCAGCACAAAAACTTGGCCAGGTTGCTTGGTTGCAGTTGTTCAGGACCTGAAAGCCTTCTTGTCTATGAATTCCTGCCAAACAAGAGTCTCGATCGTTTCATCTTCG ATCAAACAAGAGGTAAAGCACTAAACTGGGGAAAGAGATACGATATAATCATTGGAACTGCAGAAGGTTTAGTTTATCTTCATGAAAACTCGAATATCAGGATTATCCACAGAGACATAAAGGCCAGCAATATCCTATTAGATTCAAAGTTTCGTGCCAAAATTGCAGATTTTGGATTGGCCAGATCTTTCCAGGAAGATAAGAGTCACATCAGCACAGCCATTGCAGGAACACT GGGATACATGGCTCCGGAGTACCTAGCTCATGGCCAATTAACGGAAAAAGCTGATGTCTATAGTTTTGGTGTGCTCGTATTAGAGATAGTAACCGGAAGACAGAACAACAGGAGCAAAGCTTTGGAGTACTCAGAGAGCCTAGTCACAACT ACATGGAAGCATTTTCAATCAAGGACTGTGGAAGAACTGTTCGATCCAAACCTAATGTTGCAGAACCAGAGAGATAATTACATAAAGAACGAAATATTGAGAGTGGTGCATATAGGACTTCTGTGCACCCAAGAAATTCCCTCATTGCGACCAACAATGTCAAAGGCACTCCAGATGCTAACAAAGAAGGAAGAGACCCTTCCTGCACCAACCAGCCCACCTTTCATAGATGAAAGGACCATGGAACTCAATGACACATGCGAGGATCCATGTTACCCCCTCAATGGAGATACTTTTGCTTCCATTGCCAATGTCACTCACAGTTCTTTCTATCCCAGATGA